The following proteins are co-located in the Brevibacillus laterosporus DSM 25 genome:
- a CDS encoding FadR/GntR family transcriptional regulator: protein MTDSSTNRKVYEGILMQLNEIIAEENLRPGDKLPSERELSERLSVGRSSVREALRALELLGLIETRRGEGTFLKHYRHNRLIDLLGSYILRDAKTKKDLVEMRKILELDAVRLACTRAGSKHFEEMERILDSAWDKLEQGDIPWEEDYLFHRVICRSSRNSVLHRIWAPLVEYSGGIRKDSLAREGRARIAHQEHVQVMEAIREGNELKAMEYMKVHLDNSML, encoded by the coding sequence ATGACAGACTCCTCCACCAATCGGAAAGTGTATGAAGGAATTCTCATGCAATTGAACGAAATTATTGCAGAAGAGAATTTACGTCCTGGGGATAAACTTCCCTCAGAGCGAGAGCTTTCCGAGCGATTAAGTGTTGGGCGTTCCTCTGTACGTGAGGCGCTCCGAGCTTTAGAGCTGTTGGGTCTAATAGAGACGAGACGTGGGGAAGGCACCTTTTTGAAGCATTATCGGCATAACCGGTTGATCGATTTATTAGGTTCTTACATTCTACGGGACGCAAAAACAAAAAAAGATCTCGTAGAAATGCGCAAGATTCTAGAACTGGATGCTGTACGTCTTGCGTGCACCCGAGCAGGTAGTAAGCACTTTGAGGAAATGGAACGCATTCTGGATTCTGCTTGGGATAAGTTGGAGCAAGGAGACATTCCATGGGAGGAAGATTACTTATTTCATCGGGTCATATGTAGATCGAGCCGCAATTCTGTCTTACACCGAATATGGGCTCCACTCGTGGAATATAGTGGCGGAATTCGCAAAGACTCTTTAGCGCGTGAGGGAAGAGCGCGTATTGCTCATCAGGAACATGTGCAAGTTATGGAGGCAATCCGCGAAGGTAATGAATTAAAGGCGATGGAATATATGAAGGTACATCTTGACAACAGCATGTTATAA